In the Desulfuromonas sp. genome, GTTGAACAGAAATAATTCAGACGGAACAAAAAGCCCCCGGCCAGGGAGCCGTTTTCTGCATACTCTTTTATGGCCTAATAAAAGAGTATGGCGGAGTGCGCGGCCGCGACCGCGCGGTTTTATTATCTTCAGTCTTCAGGTCAGGGACACTTCCCTGAAAGTCGGATCGTGTCCTCCCTACCTGACTCTTTTTGCCTGTCCTCTGTATTCACTCTCATCTGCGAAGAACCTTTTATTTCCCGGAAAGCTTGCCTGGCGCAGCGGCTGCGGTAAACTTGCCTGTAAAGAGCCAAGACAGGTAAGCGAATGCCAGTACATGCCCTCAAACATTTTTGCGTGGTTATTCTCATCGCCATTTTGGCGGCCGGCTGGCCGGTTTCGGAAGCCGCCGCCAAAGACTTCTCCACCGCCGATTTTGCACTTCCATCCGGCTTCACCATTGAGCTTTTCGCCGATAATATTTCCGGGGCCCGCTCCCTGGCACGTGGCGATCAGGGGACAATCTTTGTCGGCACCCGTAAACGTGATCGCGTTTATGCTCTGGTTGATGAGGACCAGGACTTCAAGGTTGATCGCACTTATATCATCGCCCGGAATCTGGTTATGCCAAACGGTGTCGCCTTCCACGACGGCTCACTCTACGTCGCCGAGTTTAATCGGATTATAAGATTCGACGATATCGAGAAAAAACTTGGCAATCCGCCGCTGCCGGTGATCATCAACGATACGTTCCCGACGGAAAAACATCACGGCTGGAAATTCATCGCCTTCGGACCTGACGGAAAGCTGTACGTTCCGATCGGGGCGCCGTGCAACGTCTGCCTTGAGGATGATGATCGCTTTGCGACGATCACCCGCATGCACCCTGACGGTAATCAATTCGAAATTTTTGCGCATGGCGTCAGGAATTCAGTCGGTTTTGACTGGCACCCGGTCACCGGCGAGCTCTGGTTCACCGATAATGGTCGCGACTGGCTCGGTGACGACCTTCCCCCCGATGAGCTGAACCGGGCACCGGAAAAAGGTCTGCATTTCGGATTCCCTTTCTGGCACGGCCGAACAATTGCCGATCCTGAGTTCGGTGAAGGCCGGAAGGCCAGCGAATTCACCCTGCCGGTTCGCGAACTGGGCCCACATGTCGCAGCCCTCGGCATGCGCTTTTATACCGGAACAATGTTCCCCGAAGAATACCGGAATCAGGTCTTTATTGCCGAGCATGGATCGTGGAACCGTTCTACCAAGATCGGCTACCGGGTCATGCTGGTCCGTTTGAAGAACAACCGGGCGGTTTCCTATGAACCCTTTGCCGAAGGATGGCTGAAAGACGGGAAAGTCATCGGTCGACCGGTCGACCTTCTTGTTTTGCCCGACGGCAGCTTGCTGGTATCCGATGACGATGCCGGAAGGATTTATCGCATCAGCTATCAGCAAGGCATGTAAAAAACAGGTTTAGTGATGCACAAGATCGTGATCATTGATGATGACCGGCATTTCCTCGATCTGTTCACAAGCTATATCAGGGAACGATACCCGCTTCTCGAAGTAGTCGCGTTCAGTGACCAGGTGAAAAGCCTGCCGGAGATCAACCACGATATCAACCTTTTGCTGATCGATCTTGAAATGCCCGGGCTCGACGGAACCAAGCTTTTGCGCTATGCCTGTGAAAAAGGCCTGAGCAAAAGCAGAATCATCATCCTTTCCGGACATGATGCCGAGTACCTGCATGACAAAATTCCGATGGGAGAGTGTCTCGCCGTGCTGAACAAGCATGAGGCGCGGCAGAAGGAGGTTCTGGATATGGTCTTTAATGCCATTCAGAAAAGAGAAGGAGCATAATTCCTTCGGCAAGAAAAAAACCGGCCTGACGGGCCGGTTTGTATAACATCTGTGTGGTTGGAAACTAGTTAAGAACTTTACCGATAATTTCAGCGACATCGTTTCTAAGCTCAGCACAAGGTGTTACGACAACTTCCTTCCCTTCGATGTCAGTCTTGAAACGCTCAGCAGCCTGGTTTTTTTCATAAGCAACCCGCAACTCCTCACTGATGCCCTGAACAACCGCCGGCTGCACCCCTTGTTCCGCGACCAGGGTATGCAGTTTCCCGACATGTCCTTCATCGTCAACCCAGGCAACTCCGAATTTCTTTGGTGGCTTACCGATAAACACATACGCTGAATCGTTGCCCGGGATCACTTCCAGCTTGTCCGGGATTTCCTCGATAAGATCCTTGAGGCCGGCCTGCATGTTCGCCAGCTGCTCGGCGGCCGCACTGTCCGAACTCAGAGCCGGATAATCCTTACCTCCCAATTTACTGAATAAACCCATTTCTACCTCCTCTCTTTTCACTCTGTTTATAGATAAACCGTATCAAAATGAGAGAAAAATGCAAACCTGCCCGATTCAGGTCTAAACCCGACGGCATAATGTTTGATTCCAATTAACCTTATTTTTGATAAACTTACGTCATGGATGAGTTTACCAGACTTGCTGAAGTGACCCGGCGTGAAAGCCGGGAGGGGGAACTTCCCGATTTCGTTGTACCGCTGCTGATGAAGGTTGCTGAAAACCGCGAAGAGTTCAAGGGACAGGAACATCTGGTTCGGGAGCTGGCAAACCGGGTCGCTGAGTATGATACGATCTCGAACTATTGTTGTGAGAAAATCGGTTTCAACCTCAAGGATATCCACCTGATTCTCGATCAGTTGCGGGTCAGCTATTGATGATTTTGACTCACCCCCGGAGCTCTTGAGGTCGCACCTGTCAGCTCGACCACCGAACCGCAGCCCGACCGCAACCGCCACAGCGATGTGCCGCGTTTGCCTGAAGGCAAACTCCCCGGCAGCACAGTTGAACAGAAATAATTCAGCCCGCACGAAAAAGCCCCCGGCCAGGGAGCCGTTTTCTGCATACTCTTTTATGGCTCAATAAAAGAGTATGGCGGAGTGCGCGGCCGCGACCGCGCGGTTTTATGATCTTCAGTGTTCAGGGGACACTTCCCTGAATTTCGGGTAGTGTCCCCGTCAAACCAACGGTCGCTGGTATCGATCAGCGGTCCTGACTGTTTTTGCCTGTCCTGAATTTTCCAGAAAGGGAGTCAGACTTTATATTCACTCAAATCTTCGAAGAACAAAAAAAAGCCCCCTATGCTCCGGCAAAGAGGGCTTTCGTACCTATGTGTTTTGATTAATCAGGAAACCATCAACTTCCGCTCCAAATCCATTGATCTCGAAATTGACTTGGCAATATCAACGGTGATAATTTTCTTTTCACAGAGCTCGACCAGATGCTGGTCCATGGTCTGCATGAAATATTCAGATCTGCCATTTTCAATATGCTTCTCGATCTCGTCAAGACGCCCCTCACGAATGCAGGCCTGGATCGTCGTCGTTGTCCGCATGATTTCAACGACCGGAACCAGGTGCTCACCCGTGGTATCCTTGACCAGGCGCAGGGAGACTGTTGCAACCAGAATGTCAGCCAGCCGTTGCCGTACAATCTCCTGGGCATCCGGCGGGAAATGACCGACCAGACGGTTTATCGATGCCACTGCACCCTGGGTATGAGCGGTAGAGAAAACAAGGTGTCCGGTTTCGGCGGCCTTGATACAGGAATCGATCGTCTCCAGATCGCGCATTTCACCGACCATGATAACATCCGGATCCATCCGCAAGGAGGCCTTGAGGGCCGCCGAAAAACTCTCGGTATCAAATCCGACTTCACGCTGAATAATGCAACTTTTTTCAGACTTGAACAGAAATTCGATCGGATCTTCAATGGTGATAATGTTGTAATCCCGTGTTGAGTTGAGATGTTTAAGCATCGCCGCCAGCGTAGTGGATTTGCCGTTGCCGGTCGGGCCGGTGACAAGAACCAGACCATTCGGCGCCTTGGTAATTTCGGTCAGCACCTTTGGCAGGTTCAAATCCTCGAAGGATCCAATCTCCGGTGGGATAACCCGCATGACAATACCGTACGACCCTCTTTGTTTGAACAGGCTGACCCGGAATCGTCCGCCACCCTCAAGAGCATACGAGGCGTCGGTTTCAAGAATATCGGCGGTTAGCTCACGATCATTATGCGCGAGTATCGTCTTGGCGATGAACTCGGTGTCCTCGGAGGTGAGATCAGGTAGCTTCGATCTGATCAATTGCCCCTTACCGCGAAAGAACGGCGGGTTGTCAACTTCGAAATGGACATCAGAAACGCGTTTTTCAAAAGCGATATCGAGAATCTGATTCAGAACTTTGGAATCCATAAGAACACCTCACACTACAGACATTTTAAGTAAAATTGTACCACAACTCAGAAACCGCATTCCAGCGCCAGACCTGCCTGATCGGCCAGCATTTCAAATAATTCGATCTGAACATCAGCCGGCTCAGACGAACCGAAATCCGCATAAATCATGAAAACTGTCTTGCCGTGCCGTTTGATCGGGAGCAGTAGCATCGATTTATTGGCCGGCGGTCCGATCTTGTCATAGAGCGCTATTCCGATGTTATCATCGGCAATTCCGTATTGCAGGTTCCCCATTTTAACCGCACGACCAATCATCGCGTTATCGTCGAGCTGAATTCGAAATCCGAGAGGCCCTGAAGCCCCCTGGTCTTTCGGCACCTTGATTCCGACCGATTTTTCGGCAATCAACTCGCCGTTGTGCAGAACCAGAGTCAGGGTACGTTCGAACACGATCGCAACGAACTTCAACATCGCGGTTGCCATCTCGGGTGTCGACTTGAATTCAGGAAGTCGGCCAATGAACTCGTTCAACTGTCTGACAATTGACGGTTCTTTCGATTCGGGCTGAGACGCCTTTTTTGGGCCAACCGGAATCGCCGTCGCTTTCCCT is a window encoding:
- a CDS encoding histidine kinase → MHKIVIIDDDRHFLDLFTSYIRERYPLLEVVAFSDQVKSLPEINHDINLLLIDLEMPGLDGTKLLRYACEKGLSKSRIIILSGHDAEYLHDKIPMGECLAVLNKHEARQKEVLDMVFNAIQKREGA
- a CDS encoding twitching motility protein PilT, encoding MDSKVLNQILDIAFEKRVSDVHFEVDNPPFFRGKGQLIRSKLPDLTSEDTEFIAKTILAHNDRELTADILETDASYALEGGGRFRVSLFKQRGSYGIVMRVIPPEIGSFEDLNLPKVLTEITKAPNGLVLVTGPTGNGKSTTLAAMLKHLNSTRDYNIITIEDPIEFLFKSEKSCIIQREVGFDTESFSAALKASLRMDPDVIMVGEMRDLETIDSCIKAAETGHLVFSTAHTQGAVASINRLVGHFPPDAQEIVRQRLADILVATVSLRLVKDTTGEHLVPVVEIMRTTTTIQACIREGRLDEIEKHIENGRSEYFMQTMDQHLVELCEKKIITVDIAKSISRSMDLERKLMVS
- a CDS encoding sorbosone dehydrogenase, which translates into the protein MPVHALKHFCVVILIAILAAGWPVSEAAAKDFSTADFALPSGFTIELFADNISGARSLARGDQGTIFVGTRKRDRVYALVDEDQDFKVDRTYIIARNLVMPNGVAFHDGSLYVAEFNRIIRFDDIEKKLGNPPLPVIINDTFPTEKHHGWKFIAFGPDGKLYVPIGAPCNVCLEDDDRFATITRMHPDGNQFEIFAHGVRNSVGFDWHPVTGELWFTDNGRDWLGDDLPPDELNRAPEKGLHFGFPFWHGRTIADPEFGEGRKASEFTLPVRELGPHVAALGMRFYTGTMFPEEYRNQVFIAEHGSWNRSTKIGYRVMLVRLKNNRAVSYEPFAEGWLKDGKVIGRPVDLLVLPDGSLLVSDDDAGRIYRISYQQGM